In one window of Mus pahari chromosome 3, PAHARI_EIJ_v1.1, whole genome shotgun sequence DNA:
- the Prnd gene encoding prion-like protein doppel, whose amino-acid sequence MKNRLGTWGVAILCMLLASHLSAVKARGIKHRFKWNRKVLPSSGGQITEARVAENRPGAFIKQGRKLDIDFGAEGNRYYAANYWQFPDGIYYEGCSDANVTKEMLVTSCVNATQAANQAEFSREKQDSKLHQRVLWRLIKEICSAKHCDFWLERGAALRVAVDQPAMVCLLGFVWFIVK is encoded by the coding sequence ATGAAGAATCGTCTGGGTACATGGGGGGTGGCCATCCTCTGCATGCTGCTTGCCAGCCACCTCTCCGCGGTCAAGGCGAGGGGCATAAAGCACAGGTTCAAGTGGAACCGGAAGGTCCTGCCCAGCAGCGGCGGCCAGATCACCGAAGCCCGGGTAGCTGAGAACCGCCCAGGAGCCTTCATCAAGCAAGGCCGGAAGCTGGACATCGACTTCGGAGCAGAGGGCAACAGGTACTACGCGGCTAACTACTGGCAGTTCCCTGATGGGATCTACTACGAAGGCTGCTCTGACGCCAACGTGACCAAGGAGATGCTGGTGACCAGCTGCGTCAACGCCACCCAGGCGGCCAACCAGGCTGAGTTCTCCCGGGAGAAGCAGGATAGCAAACTCCACCAGCGAGTCCTGTGGCGGCTGATCAAAGAGATCTGCTCTGCCAAGCACTGCGATTTCTGGCTGGAAAGGGGAGCTGCGCTTCGGGTCGCTGTGGACCAACCGGCGATGGTCTGCCTGCTGGGTTTCGTTTGGTTCATTGTGAAGTAA